CATTAACCCTGTTACACCAGATTTTAACCCGGTTGGTTTATCTAAACTGAATGAATACAATACCATAACCAACAGGGTTATCACCAGTCCTTATGCCGAGGTTCGGTTTTTAAAAGATTTTGTTGCTAAAAGTATGGTGGGAATTGATTATATCAACAACCGCGAACGCCAGTTCTACAACATGGAGCATGGCGATGGTGTGAGTGTAAAAGGACGCGCATACCGTTATTCGAAAGAGGATGTTACTGTAACGTTTCAAAATACTTTAACCTACAACAAAACTTTCAATCAGCATAATTTCGATGTTTTATTAGGCCAAGAAGCATACCGTTCAAAACGTGATTTTAACTATTCCCAGGTTACAGGATTCCCTTTCCCAGGGACTAATGAGCAAATTGCTGCATCAACACCATCAACAGTACAATCTTATTATACCCAACAAAGGTTTGCCTCGTATTTTTCGCGTTTGCAATATAACTACGCAGGTAAGTATTATCTATCTGGAAGTTTAAGAAGAGACGGTTCATCTGTTTTTGGAAATGACAATAAATACGGAACATTTTATTCTGTTGGTGGCGGATGGCGCATCGGCAGAGAGAATTTCTTAAAAGATGTAAACTGGATTGATGAATTAAAATTAAGAGCCAGTTATGGTACTTCAGGTAACGACAGAATTGATCGTTATGCGGCCCAGGGTTTATATGGCTTGGGTAAAAACTACGAAGGACAATCGGGCATTAACTATGTTCAGCTCGAAAATGTAAACCTGAAATGGGAGCAGAATTCAACTTTAGATATTGGTGTGGAGTTCGCTTTCCTGAAAGGGAAAATTAGCGGTGAAGCCTCATATTATAAAAGAGGGTCTAAAGGCTTATTGTTTGATCAGCCTCTTACAAGGTTAACCGGCTTTGATAATTTGACTACAAACCTTGCCTCGATGGATAATTATGGTGTAGAGATTTTATTAAACGGAAACCCGGTTAAAACCAAAGATTTCGATTGGAACATCTCTTTTAATATTACTTCGAATAGAAACAAAATCAATGCAATGACCCAAAATGAAGTAATTGATGGTACCAAAAGATGGAAAGTAGGAGCTGACAGATACCAATGGTATTTACGTGATTATGCAGGAGTTGATCCGGCAGATGGCCGACCAATGTGGTATACCGACGAAATTGTAAATGGTCAGGCTACAGGGAACAGAATTACCACAAAAAACTGGTCAACTGCAACACGTTATGATGGTTTAGGGTCTTCGCTACCAAAATTCACAGGAGGTTTTAACAACACCTTTAGATATAGGGAATTTGATTTAAGCGTATTCACTTATTTTTCTACCGGAGCTAAAATTTACGATACCTTATATGGTAACCTGATGCATAGTGGGGGGGCTGTTGGTAAGCAATTATCAATAGATAATTATAACAGCTGGCAAAAACCAGGTGACATAACCGATGTACCCCGCTTTGTAATCAATAATACTGATTTAGGAAATAACCAATCAACCCGTTTCTTATACGATGGATCATTTATGCGTGTTAAAAATATCGCATTGGGCTATTCATTAAAGAAAAATTGGTTAGAAACTGTTCATTTGTCGAATGTTAGGGTGTATTTAATGGCTGAAAATCCATTTACATGGGCTAAACATAAAGGTATGGATCCTGAATCGGCCCTTACCGGTTTAACTGATAACGATATTCCAAATGTTAAAACATTTACGTTAGGTCTTAATGTTGGATTTTAATTGATAAAGTAATGAAAAAGATAAAAACATATAAAACCGCCATATATACCGGAGTAATGTTTCTTCTTGTTGGGGCAACATCCTGCAAGAAAGAGTTTTTACAGGTAACCCCAACACAACAAATAAATGCTAAAGATGCTTTTTCGTCAGGAGCAAAAATACAGGCAGCCATGACTGGTATTTACGATCTTACTACCTTTTCGGGTTATACTAATAATATGATATTAAGTGCCGATGTTAAGGGTAACGATGTAATGGTTGTAAGCGGTGCCGGAAACTATAACCGTTTTGTAGCACAATATCAGTTTGTAGAAACAGTAAACAACGGCGATGCCTATGCCTGGTGGCAATACAGTTATAAAGTGATTTCAAATGCAAACCAGTTTGTGGTGAACATTCCGGAGGCGCCTATCAGCGATGCCTTAAAAACAGAATATCTGGCCGAAGCGCGAGCGTTAAGAGCTTACACGTATTTCTGGTTAGTACGTTGGTTTGCACAGCCTTATGCTGTAAATCCTGAAGCGCTTGGTGTACCTATTTTAAGAAAACCTTTAGGGCCAGATGAAACATCACCTGCCAGGGATAAAGTAAAAGATGTGTATGCTTTTATTATTGATGATTTGAAATATGCGGAAACAAACTTACCAACAACAGGCAGAACCAGTATTTATAGAATGAGTGTTCCTACTATACAAGGTATGTTAGCTCGTGTTTATTTAAACATGGGCAATTGGGCCGAAGCTAGCCGCTACGCTAAGTTAGCACGTGCAGCAAAGCCATTAAGTACAGCCGCCGCATTGTTAACAGGCTTTAATAACCCAACCTCTGAGTGGATTTACGCCATTAATGTAAGAACAGATGATAACCAGGGTTTCCTTGCAGTATCATCATTTTACGACCCTTACGATTCAGGTTACTCAAGCTTTAGGGTTACTGATGATTTCTTTAATTCTTTTGCCGCAAACGATGAGCGTAAAAAACAGTTCCTGGTTAAAAACAGTCCAACTGCTGCTGCCAGTACCGGCGCTTACAGAAGAAGAGGAGAGGGATATCTGATCAATAAGTTCGACTTTACAACTACGCCTGCTAATAATCAGGTGCTAATTCGCTCTTCAGAGATGTATTTAATTGAGGCAGAAGCAGAAGCAAGATTGGGTAATGAACCAGCAGCTAAACAAGCTTTATTGGCTATACAGCAACGCGCTGGTGTAGCTACTGTTGTTTCAGCAAACACAGGTAATGCTTTAATTGAAGAAATACTGTTGGAGCGTAATAAAGAGTTGTATGGCGAAGGACATAAGTTTTTCGATTTGTTACGTACTAAAAAAGGTGTGGACAGAACCGGTTCTACAGTACACTGGAAAATCTTAAACTTCCCATCTGGTGATAATAGGTTGGTTTCTCCGATTCCTCAGTTAGAACTGGATGCCAATCCGGTATTAAAACCTCAGCAAAACCCGGGTTATTAATCCATTTTTTCGCTGAATTGAATTCAGTTCACAGCCCTTTCCAAAACCAATTGGAAAGGGCTTTTTAATGCAATATCACATTTTAGTTACCTCATCATTATGGTGTTATCGGCATATTATTTTTATCAGTTCCGGCCGACCTTTAATAAAAAAACACAGATAGTTATGAGACTAAAAGCTTTGGTGATTTTATTACTAGGTATTACAATCACAAATAATGTTTTTGCAGCTGAAAAACCAACTGCAAGCCATAAATCGGTTATCAATTATTATATGGATAGTTACATGAATTCTGATTATAAAAAGTTAAAAGCGGTTTTAAGCGAAGATGCTGTTTTTACTTCGAATAGAGATGTAAGGGTAATTAAACATAAAGCAAGTGATGTATTAAGCCAGATGAAGAAAAATGAAGGCGTAATTCAGCGCGATTGCAGCATCAGTTCTACAATTGTTTCTGAAACCGATGCCCTGGTAATTGCACGTGTAGATATTAATTACGAATTATTTGATGGTGCACAACAAAACTTTGTGATCATCGAGAAAGATAAAGAAGGCGAATGGAAAATTACGCAGGTATACAAAGTCTTTATCAGCAACGATAGTGAGGCTAAAAAACTCGTTTCAAATTAAGGGCATTATTCTTAGATGCGGAGAATTATATAGCAAATAAAACAACAAAGTCTCGGTTATTACCGAGACTTTGTTGTTTTATTTCTTTTCGACTTAAAAGTTAATTGGTAATTCTACCTGCGTTCTGTCCCACCCGATAACCAGATTAGCACCTCCAATAATCTCTGTAAAGGTTAAGGAGAAATACTCGATCGGTTTAGCCAGGGTTTTAACCGGAACATTTACACGAACAATATCTTTAGCCTGATTGTAGGTAAAAGCACCCCATTTATCGGTTTCGCTATTTACAATAATCGTCCAGGTGTCTTTATTTGGAATGGCAAATATGCTATAAGCACCTGCTTTGATTTTTTTACCGCCAATGCTTACTTTTTTGAAGAAACGAACCTCTGTACTTTCGTTAGCACCAAAACGCCAAACATTTCCATACTGTTCTAAAACGCCAAAAATATCACGCCCTTTTTTCTGTGGGCGCGAATAAACAATCTTTATAACCGGTTTTGTTGGGTCTCCAGCCTTTGCCTTTGGGGCATTAAGTGGAAAATAAACAATATCTGCAGGGCTTGGGTCTGCAACAGGAAATTTTACTTCGGCGGTAGGGGCTTGTTGGGCCTTTGCGCCAAAACAAAGAAGAGCGAAAACAACAATGAAGATATTTTTCATTTATAGGTTTTTGTTTTCAGTAGCGATGAGCAATTATGATTTTACAGTTATTCGTAAAATCATAATCGCCTCATTTGCTGTGGAATTATATTTTTAATCCTTAAAAGGATTTAATTGTATAAGGGACTAAAAACTAGTATTTTCTTCCTTTTACGATAGCGTTTAAAAATAAGCCTGCTGTTAACAAACCTAAAACGCCACCTAACAAAGCAAAAATATAGTTTTGCGTAATGATTGCTCCAGTTAAAACTCCGAAGAATAAACCTAAAGCATAATATAACCAGTTGAAATTATTGCTGCTGTTCTCTTGTACACTCATGTTTTTTGTTATTTGGAGGCAAAGTTAATATTTATTTTAAATTTAATTTGTCATTACACCCAAATTCTAATTAATTATCAATTCTAGCCAATTTATAATCAGCCTTTTTCAGATAGCTAATCAATTCTGCCAACCTGTTATAAAATTTATCAGTTCTTCTGGCATCTGTACCAATGTGCAGCAATAAGATAAAACCATTTAAACCACTGGGCTTTGTTTCATTAAAGGTAATAATCGATCGATATATTTCATCGCTCGATCGATAACTTTTTCCCATTTCGGGATAGGTATAATCAGCGTTTGATCGTGTGCCGGGAGTGAAGTTGATTAATTGTAAGCCCAGCGCATTGGTACAGTTGGCGATGGTTTGGTTATACCATTCGTAAGGAGGTAAAAAATAGCTCGCCGTTTCTTTGTTAATCCCAAAACCTGCCATGGCCTGATAGTTATTATTTAAATCTTTTTCGAAATCAGTTTTTGTAACCAGAAGACTGTCGCGTTTATTCCAATCGCAGTACAATAAATGTTTGTCAGAATGCGGGCCTAGGTAATGCCCGTCATTTTTTAGTTTTTTAATCAATGAATGGAAGTTAGGGTTCCGATAAAAATTTCCGGTAAGAAAAAAAGATGCTTTAACTTTCTCCTGTGCCAGCACCTTGCTTATTTTCTCGCCGCCATCAGCATATTCATCACCTGTAAAAACCAGATAGATTTTCTTTTGAGTAGAATCGCCCCGAATGTTCGCACCCAAGCTATAAGTTTTATGGTTGGGTAAGGCTTTAGCCTGTGCTTCTTTGGCCGCTAATAAATAAATAAGAGAGGCTGTTCCGTCCATTGTAGGTTCATTGGTACTATAATCGCCATAATCATCGTGGTAAACGGCCAGGTCGCTCTGAAAGTCGGCATATTCATCAGCTTCATTTAATTTGATCCCAATCAAGCCTTTATAAATATTGGTGTAAACTGGTCCGTCAACCAGTCCGCCATTTATTGGATAATTCTTTAAATGGGTAAAAGCCGAATGCGGATCGGTTGGGGTATCTCCCCATTGAGGCAGACCATAAACCATACTCGTTCCCCAAGGATTACCGCCAAAAAGCCAATCGAAATTAGCCTGTTCAAGCTCAGCGTAGGTTTTATCGCCACTTAAGGCGGCATACCAGTTGCATTGCATAGCAAAGGAAACAGTTAAATTGTTACTACACCAGATAAAAGGAATACCACGGTAAAAGGCGTTGTTTTGTGCACGGTTCCAAACTTGCTTAATTCCCTTTTGATAATAGCTGATGGCTGTTTTGTCCTTTAAATCTTGTCTGGCAATTTCGTAGTGACCAAGGTTGATGAAAGGATAATATTGATAGTGCGCTGCGGTGTCTTTTTGTAGCCAAGGCGTGACACTTTCTTGCTGAGCATAGTTTAAGGCCAGCGTTATTTTCTTTTGATCGACCTTTTCTCTTCCAAAATTGAATGATGTTTCTGCCAGTTCCATATCGTCAACCCAATTGTCTTCAGCATAAATGTATGGCGATTTTACAGAAGCCGTTTGTGTTACACCAGGTTTTCGTAACGCGAATTTATATGCCGTTTTGGCTTTTTTAGTAAGCATTTGTGCATAAGTCCGATCACGCTCTTTAAATAAAACAGAACCTAGATTAAAAGCACTGGTAAATTTAGCAGCGGTAGAGCTGGTTCCTGTGGTGTTGTTCATAAATTTACCACGCTGCTGCGGTTCTCCGGTAATAAAATAAAGCGGGCGCTCAAACCCTTTACCATATTGGCTGTCTTCTTTTGGTATTCGCATGCTAATGTGATCACGGTCATCAGCCAATTGGTTAAACATCATGTTCTTTTGCGGATGCATTTTCAGTAGCCAATCTAAACCCCACTTTGCTTCATCCAAAATATCGGCCCTGCCGTTTTTTCCGGTTAAACCATTTGCCTGTTGCTTATCGCCAAAAACCTGTGGGAAATCGCGGTAGGCCATTAATAAATGATAAGTAGCATTAGCAGATGTTGTTGAATATTGCAAATAATCACTTGCATCGTGCCACCCACCAGAAGCATCAAAATGCATACTGTCTTTAAGGCCTGCTTTTGCACCATATAATACAAAGCCATCGTGGGTATGGCAACTGTCTTTAAGGTAGGGGTTAAAGCCGCTTCGTTGCTGGCGCATATACTGCAAGCAGAAATCTGCCGCACCTTTATATACATCATCATTGATCAGTAGCAGGGGCGAAGTAGTGCCATTTGCCCGGATATAAAAACGCCCCTGTTTTTTAAAATCGCTAAAGTTTAACCTGGCTGTTTGCTTAAAAGGGCCATAATGCCCAAAACTTTTAATATTAGTTGAGGTATAAACAATTTTATTGGTCTCTTTCTCTACAATTTCAAATTGGGCAGGTATTTCATTTGTTTTACTCGCCCATACTGCAACTTTAATACTTTCGGTAGGGTAGCCGAGCAGATTAATCCTGATCCAGCTCTGATGGTCTCTTCTTGTTGTGCCGATAAATGAACATAGGAGCCATAGGGCAAGGGCAAAAGTTGCCACTGTAAAGAACTTATTTTTCATTATCAAGGGTGATTATTTCATTTAAAATTAGGGTTTTATCAAGATAATGTAAAAGAAGTACTAAAACATTTGGAAATTAATCAATCGTTTGATTAATTTTGTGTCGTCAAAAAGAAATGAAAACAGAAAAAGTAGATAAAAAACAAGCCATTCTCGCTGCAGCTGAAAAGTTGTTTTGCGAAACGGGTTATGAGGGTACTTCTACCCGGCAGATTGCTAAAGAATCTGGGGCGAACATGGCGATGATAAATTATTATTTCGGTTCGAAAGAAGGTGTTTTTGTAGAGATCATGAACGAGCGGATTGCAGGTTTTGCATCTCAGCTCAAAATCATCAATGAAGATAAGATTTCGGCGTTGGAAAAATTGCACAAAGTTATAGAAGGCTATGTAAATAGGATTATGAGTAACACTGCATTTCATAAAATGATGCACCGTGAACTGTCTTTAACCCAAAGGCCCGAAATGTACGATAAGATTAAGGACGCCATGAGCCAGAACATGCAGCTTATCGACCGGATTATTGCAGGCGGTATTGAAGACGGCAGTTTTAATAAGGTAGATGTGCGGATGGTAATTGCGACTATTATGGGTACCATAACCAATATTGTTATTGCACCACATAAGGTAATGTCGTGCGCTAATTTCGACCTGAACAATCCGAAGGATAAAAAAATTATTAAAGAGCGGGCAATAGCTCACTTACAAGATTTAACAACAGTTTATTTAACGACAAAAAGATGATACCCAAATCGATTAGATTAATGCTAGTGGCATCATTAATTCCTGCAGCTTTATTTGCGCAGAGCAGTAAGGAATTAAATATTAACCAGGCAATAGAACTTGGCATAGCCAATAGTAAAAACTTAAAACTTTCTCAAAACAAAATTGATCAGGCTGCTGCACAGCTCGCAGTTGTAAAAGACAATGCATTGCCAACCGCAAGTGCAAGTTTTATGTACAACCATGCTGAAATACCAACCACTACCTTTGCTTTGCCGGGTAGTGAGTCATCTTTTCACCTGCCTAAAAGAGCCGATGCTTTTGTAGGTACAGCAGCGGTACAAGAACTTGTTTACGGAGGCGGTAAATTAAAATATGCAAAAGAATCTACCAAATTATTGGCCGAGGTTGCACATTTAGATGCCGATAAAAACAAAGAAGAAATTACGTATGCAGTAATCAATACCTATTATGCTTTATACAAGGTTTTACAGAGCAGAAAAGTGGTTGATCAGAATTTAGAATCGATCGCTGCTCAGATTAAACAGGCACAACGTTTCTTCGAACAGGGTATTGTAACCAAAAACGATGTACTGCGTTTCCAGTTGCAGCAGGCAAATGTTACGCTAACGCAAATGGATATTGAAAGTAACCGCAAAGTGATCAACTATAATTTAGATATTCTTTTGGGTTTACCGGAAGATACCGAAGTTAAAATTGTTGATCCAACCATTGGCTTAAAAACACCAGGTTCGTTAAACGAATATATTGGGCTGGCAATGGCCAACCGCCAGGAATTAAAACAACTTGATGTGCAGAACAAAGTTGCCGATTTTAACATTAAAACCATCAAAGCAAATACGTTGCCTACCGTTGGTGTTGGTGCAAACTTATATTACATTAACCCAAGTGGCAATTTTATTCCGCCAACAAATCAATATTTAATGCCTATTACATTAGGGGCAACAGTTTCCTGGAATTTCGGCAACCTTTGGACAAACAAGAACAAGGTAAGCGAAGCGAAAATTCAGCAAAGTGCAATTATCATTCAGAAAGATATATTATCTGATCAGGTAAAAACAGATATAAACAAAAACTTTCAAGGTTATCAAGTGGCCATGAACAAGATTCAGGTTTTGGAAACTTCAATTGCACAAGCTACTGAAAATGATAAATTGTTGGCATCTAAATACAAAAACAATGTGGCTTCTGTTACCGATCGTATTGATGCAGAAACTTTATTGTACCAGGCAAAAATAAACTTAGAGATAGCTAAGGCAGACGCAGGTTTGGCTTACTATACACTATTAAAATCAACAGGAAAAATAACGCAATAAATACAGCAATGACAACTGAAAAGAAAAAAAAGAACTTAGTAGTACCCATCATTTTAGGTGTTTTACTAGTAATAGGTGTAATCTTCGGGATTACAGAATGGAATTATTATAGCAAACACGTAGATACGGATGATGCGCAGATTGATGGGGATATCAGTCCTGTTGTTGCCCGTGTTGGTGGTTATGTAAAGGATATCAATTTTGAAGAAAATACTCACGTAACTGAAGGACAGATTTTAGTGAAACTTGATGACAATGATTATAAAGTTAAATTAGAGCAGGCACAATCTGGTCAGAAAGGCGCAAGCGCAGGTGTTGGCGTGGCACAATCTCAAATTGTGGCTACCCAAGCCAATACCGGTACTGCAAAAGCGAACGTTGATGCAGCAAAATCAAATGTTGAAGCTGCAAATGTTAAATTAAATTTAGCGCAGAAAGATTACAATCGTTACGAAAACTTGGTGAAAGATGGTTCAATTACACAACAAGCTTTCGATCAGGCTAAGGCGAGTAAGGAATCTGCAGAAGCAGCCAGGCAATCTGCTCTGGCAGCATATCGTGCAGCACAAGATCAATATAATGCTGCGGTTAAACAAGTTGGTACTACACAATCACAGTTAGCGGTGAGCAGCAATGTAATCAGTCAACGCCAAAGTGATATCGATTTTGCAAAACTTCAGTTATCCTATACCGATATTAAAGCACCTGCAAGTGGTATCGTTTCTAAAAAGAATGTTCAAAAAGGACAGTTGGTTCAGGCAGGCCAATCTTTATTCTCTATCGTGAACGATGGAAGCATTTATGTAACGGCAAACTTTAAAGAAACCCAATTGGAGAAAATTAAAGAAGGTTCTAAAGTAGAAATCGAGGTTGATGCTTATCCAGACGAAAAAATTGAAGGTGAAGTGTATAATTTCTCTCCAATTACTGGTGCAAAAGGATCTTTATTGCCTCCTGATAACGCTACCGGTAACTTCGTTAAAGTTGTTCAGCGTGTACCAGTTAAAATCAAAATCCATCCATCAAAAGAACTGTTGGCTAAGTTACGCCCAGGAATGAGCGTTAAAGCTTCAGTATCTACTAAATAATATTTAAAATGGCCGAAGTAGGTTTAAAAAAGTGGATTATTACGTTTACGGTAATCACAGCTTCATTGTTGGAGCTGATTGATACAACTATCGTAAACGTGGCAATACCACAAATACAGGGGAACCTGGGCGCCACCTTGGAGGATGTGGCCTGGCTTTCTACCGGCTATGCGGTAGCAAACGTTATCGTGTTGCCAATGTCGGGCTGGTTGGGTAACCGGTTCGGCAGGAAAAATTATTTTCTTACCTCCATTATTGTTTTTACACTTGTTTCCTTCTTGTGCGGAAATGCCACCTCATTAGGCGAACTGGTTCTTTTCAGGATTATCCAGGGCTTGGCTGGTGGTGGTTTAATCTCAACTGCACAGGCAATTTTAATTGAAACCTGGCCACGTGAAGATGTGGGTATCGCTACAGCTCTTTTTGGTTTGGGTGCGGTAGTAGGGCCAACTGTTGGGCCAACTATTGGCGGGTACATCCTGGATGTGAGTTCATGGCCGTGGATTTTTTATGTGAACATTCCCGTCGGAATAGTCGCGGCCTACTGTACATACACCTTTGTGCGGGCCACTCCGAAAGAAGGGCAGGGTCAACCTGTCGATTGGTGGGGCATTGCATTATTAGCTGTTGCAGTAGGTAGTTTGCAAACGGTATTGGAAAAAGGAGAGAGCGAAGATTGGTTTGCTACCCCATACATTACAGCTTTGGCGGTTGCATCGGTATTCGGATTATTGCTTTTCATCTGGAGAGAAATGAGTACCGACCACCCGATCGTAAACTTTAAAATTATGCGTCACCGGAGTTTTGCGGTGGGGATGTTTACTTCCTTTGTGCTAGGATTTGGTTTGTACGGTTCGGTATTTGTATTCCCTGTATTCTGTCAGAACCTGTTGGGCTTTTCGGCCCTGCAAACAGGAGAACTACTTTTTCCAGGAGGATTGTGTACCATTGTAATGATGCCTTTTATTGGTATTATGCTTAAAAAAGGTATCCCTGCGCAGTTTATGGCTACTTTTGGTATGATCGCATTCTTTATTTTCTGTTGGATGCTGAGCAACTCCACCCTGCAATCGGGCACAGGCGATTTCTTCCTGCCTTTGGTAATCCGTGGTGTAGGTATGGCGCTTTTATTCGTGCCGCTAACTACTCTGGCTATACAGGATCTGAAAGGACCAGAAATTGGTCAGGGCTCAGGTTTGAACAATATGATGCGCCAATTGGGCGGCTCATTTGGTATTGCAGCTTTAACTACTTTAATTCATATCCGTTCGGGCTTCCACAGGAGTGTTTTATTGTCAAATGTGAACGATTATAATCAGCCATTTGTTGACCGTTTTAACGGTTTGATCAAAGGATTTATGGCAAAAGGACAAACTTTGTTTGATGCCAAAATTATGGCGGCGAAAGCGATGGAAGGAATTGTAACCAGACAAACGATGTTACTTACATATGATGATGCATATTGGGTAGCAGGGTTAATTATGTTGTTCTCAATTCCGTTACTTTATCTGCAAAAGTTTAAGAAAAACGCAAACATTCCTGCAGATGTGCACTAAAATTTGCAAAGAAATGCCTCAAAAAATGGCAAAAAACAAAAACAGCCGGTGTATTTTATTACATCGGCTGTTTTAACCCAAAAAATTAACAATCAATGCAATGCCCTTAAACATTGCAAATGTTCTTACTTAACCACATCGTGGCCAAATAAGATTTTAAAATTAAAATTTATTCTACAATTTTCCAAATTGTAAGCCTTAGAATTTTAATACCTTATGCATTTTTTGTAGTATTACGGTATACAAAACTATTGCATAAGCCATGCCCAAACTTCGTTTAACTACGCAACGAGAATCTATTTTTAATAATGAGGTAATCTCAAAATTCGAGCTATTTAACAGTTTATTTCTCACCTTGCCTTTTTACAAAATTAAAGATACCGGAACACTGCTTCCGTTGTTTTTTAAAAGCTGCGAAGAAGGCATCGCAAACGGAGAAAAACCTGCACAGATTATCGAAGAGTTTTTTGCCAAGTATACCAGTTATACCGAGCGAAAGGATATTGTTGACCTGCTTTTCCGTTTTATCCAGTATATCGAACGTCAGGTGGTACTTTTTGATGCCGTAGAAGATGCTTCTTTTACTAAGTTAAATACTACTGATGAGCAGAGTACATTAGCATTTATTTTAAAGAAGAATGCAGATAACAAACCGATGCTATCGAAAATTGAGAAACTGATTGATGAACTTTCGCTTCGTTTGGTTTTAACCGCACATCCAACCCAGTTTTATCCCGGAAGTGTATTGGCCATTATTACCGATTTAACCAAGGCCATTAGGGATAACGATCTTACCTCGATGAACTCTTTGCTACAGCAATTGGGTAAAACGCCATTTTTTAATAAAAAATCGCCAACACCGGTTGATGAGGCCCTAAACCTGGCTTGGTTTTTAGAAAATACTTTTTATTTCGCTGCAGCCAATATTCAGGAAGAAATAGATCAGAACCTGGATGAATACAATCTGGAAACCAAGAAAATTTTAGAACTGGGTTTCTGGCCCGGGGGAGATAGGGATGGAAATCCAAATATCCATGCCGATACGACCTTGGCAGTTTCTAAAATGTTGCGACAGATCCTTTTCCGTTGTTACTACCGCGATTTTAGGGTAATTAAACGTCGCATTACCTTTAGAGGTGTTGAAGAAAATATCGCAAAGCTGCATGACGTGTTGTATCTAAATGCTTTTGACCAGACCTGTGAGCTTCATGATATTTCTGATGAACTAAGGGATAACCTGAATAAAAT
The nucleotide sequence above comes from Pedobacter riviphilus. Encoded proteins:
- a CDS encoding glycoside hydrolase family 9 protein; this translates as MKNKFFTVATFALALWLLCSFIGTTRRDHQSWIRINLLGYPTESIKVAVWASKTNEIPAQFEIVEKETNKIVYTSTNIKSFGHYGPFKQTARLNFSDFKKQGRFYIRANGTTSPLLLINDDVYKGAADFCLQYMRQQRSGFNPYLKDSCHTHDGFVLYGAKAGLKDSMHFDASGGWHDASDYLQYSTTSANATYHLLMAYRDFPQVFGDKQQANGLTGKNGRADILDEAKWGLDWLLKMHPQKNMMFNQLADDRDHISMRIPKEDSQYGKGFERPLYFITGEPQQRGKFMNNTTGTSSTAAKFTSAFNLGSVLFKERDRTYAQMLTKKAKTAYKFALRKPGVTQTASVKSPYIYAEDNWVDDMELAETSFNFGREKVDQKKITLALNYAQQESVTPWLQKDTAAHYQYYPFINLGHYEIARQDLKDKTAISYYQKGIKQVWNRAQNNAFYRGIPFIWCSNNLTVSFAMQCNWYAALSGDKTYAELEQANFDWLFGGNPWGTSMVYGLPQWGDTPTDPHSAFTHLKNYPINGGLVDGPVYTNIYKGLIGIKLNEADEYADFQSDLAVYHDDYGDYSTNEPTMDGTASLIYLLAAKEAQAKALPNHKTYSLGANIRGDSTQKKIYLVFTGDEYADGGEKISKVLAQEKVKASFFLTGNFYRNPNFHSLIKKLKNDGHYLGPHSDKHLLYCDWNKRDSLLVTKTDFEKDLNNNYQAMAGFGINKETASYFLPPYEWYNQTIANCTNALGLQLINFTPGTRSNADYTYPEMGKSYRSSDEIYRSIITFNETKPSGLNGFILLLHIGTDARRTDKFYNRLAELISYLKKADYKLARIDN
- a CDS encoding TetR/AcrR family transcriptional regulator, whose protein sequence is MKTEKVDKKQAILAAAEKLFCETGYEGTSTRQIAKESGANMAMINYYFGSKEGVFVEIMNERIAGFASQLKIINEDKISALEKLHKVIEGYVNRIMSNTAFHKMMHRELSLTQRPEMYDKIKDAMSQNMQLIDRIIAGGIEDGSFNKVDVRMVIATIMGTITNIVIAPHKVMSCANFDLNNPKDKKIIKERAIAHLQDLTTVYLTTKR
- a CDS encoding TolC family protein, producing MIPKSIRLMLVASLIPAALFAQSSKELNINQAIELGIANSKNLKLSQNKIDQAAAQLAVVKDNALPTASASFMYNHAEIPTTTFALPGSESSFHLPKRADAFVGTAAVQELVYGGGKLKYAKESTKLLAEVAHLDADKNKEEITYAVINTYYALYKVLQSRKVVDQNLESIAAQIKQAQRFFEQGIVTKNDVLRFQLQQANVTLTQMDIESNRKVINYNLDILLGLPEDTEVKIVDPTIGLKTPGSLNEYIGLAMANRQELKQLDVQNKVADFNIKTIKANTLPTVGVGANLYYINPSGNFIPPTNQYLMPITLGATVSWNFGNLWTNKNKVSEAKIQQSAIIIQKDILSDQVKTDINKNFQGYQVAMNKIQVLETSIAQATENDKLLASKYKNNVASVTDRIDAETLLYQAKINLEIAKADAGLAYYTLLKSTGKITQ
- a CDS encoding HlyD family secretion protein, producing MTTEKKKKNLVVPIILGVLLVIGVIFGITEWNYYSKHVDTDDAQIDGDISPVVARVGGYVKDINFEENTHVTEGQILVKLDDNDYKVKLEQAQSGQKGASAGVGVAQSQIVATQANTGTAKANVDAAKSNVEAANVKLNLAQKDYNRYENLVKDGSITQQAFDQAKASKESAEAARQSALAAYRAAQDQYNAAVKQVGTTQSQLAVSSNVISQRQSDIDFAKLQLSYTDIKAPASGIVSKKNVQKGQLVQAGQSLFSIVNDGSIYVTANFKETQLEKIKEGSKVEIEVDAYPDEKIEGEVYNFSPITGAKGSLLPPDNATGNFVKVVQRVPVKIKIHPSKELLAKLRPGMSVKASVSTK
- a CDS encoding DHA2 family efflux MFS transporter permease subunit, with translation MAEVGLKKWIITFTVITASLLELIDTTIVNVAIPQIQGNLGATLEDVAWLSTGYAVANVIVLPMSGWLGNRFGRKNYFLTSIIVFTLVSFLCGNATSLGELVLFRIIQGLAGGGLISTAQAILIETWPREDVGIATALFGLGAVVGPTVGPTIGGYILDVSSWPWIFYVNIPVGIVAAYCTYTFVRATPKEGQGQPVDWWGIALLAVAVGSLQTVLEKGESEDWFATPYITALAVASVFGLLLFIWREMSTDHPIVNFKIMRHRSFAVGMFTSFVLGFGLYGSVFVFPVFCQNLLGFSALQTGELLFPGGLCTIVMMPFIGIMLKKGIPAQFMATFGMIAFFIFCWMLSNSTLQSGTGDFFLPLVIRGVGMALLFVPLTTLAIQDLKGPEIGQGSGLNNMMRQLGGSFGIAALTTLIHIRSGFHRSVLLSNVNDYNQPFVDRFNGLIKGFMAKGQTLFDAKIMAAKAMEGIVTRQTMLLTYDDAYWVAGLIMLFSIPLLYLQKFKKNANIPADVH